From Corynebacterium aquatimens:
ACAGCATCAGGCTGCCACGCCAGATTTCTAGAATCTTGGGTTAAGTGACAAAATGTGTGTCTGATTTCCGGTATATCTGCTGATCAGGCTGCATAAATCGGGCTCGAATAGGGTTTTTCGCCTTATTCTGGCTCGTTTTTCGTTCAATCCACCGGAATGGCACCTTCATGTGCTAGCGGGGTGTTGGTGTGCTTTCCCGGTGACACCAAACAGACCACGATGCCCCTCATGTCATGGGGAAACAAAGAAAAACGGTCCCACTCCCAAAGGCTCCACTAGGTGGCGGTGCAAAGACTGCGGAGCCACCTTCATACGCCACCGCACCGACCAAACCCAAGCTCGGGACTTCACAGCGTTTCACGCCTACGTCACTGGCACAGCGTCACTTAACGACGTAGCTGGTACCTTGAACGTCTCCCGCCGCACGCTCGACCGCCGGTTCGCCCCGTTTTGGCTCATCGATGTTCCCAACACCCCAGACCCACACCGGGTCTACGACCAGATTTTCATCGACGGCACCTACACCGACGCTGGCTGCCTGCTGGTTGCCGCAAGCCGCGACCACGTCATCGCCTGGCACTGGGCTAAAAGCGAATCAGCCCACGCCTACACTCAACTACTAAGCGGCATCGCCGCACCGTTATGCGTCGTCCTCGACGGCGGCCAAGGCGCCTTATCCGCCATCAAAGCCTGCTGGCCCAACACGCTGATCCAGCGCTGTCTCGTCCATGCCCAACGCGTTGTCCGCCGCTACACCACAACACGCCCCCGCACCGATGCCGGCAAGGCCATCTATGCACTAGCGCTGAAACTGACCACGATCACCACCGTGGACCAAGCCCGGGAATGGACGCTGCGTCTACACGACTTCGCAGTGGTCTACAAGGCCTTCCTCAACGAGAAAACACTCCTACCCAAAGAGCGCCGCACCCTCAACCACCAATGGGAATGGACCCATATCCGTGTGCGTAGGGCTTACAACTCGCTTGTGCACCTTTCACGCAACAACTGGCTGTTCACCTACCTCCAACCCCCGACAGACGCACTCGAACCCGACCGGTGGGCAGCAACCACCAACAGTCTTGAAGGCGGGATCAACGCCCAACTCAAACGCATCGCTGACGCCCACCGCGGCAGATCAGGAGAGCGGCAACGCAAAATGCTCGAATGGTACCTGCACTCGAAAACGCAACTGCCTGACGCCCCATTACAGATCGCCAGGCAGTGCAGGTTCGGACAAGATCAACTCGCCAAAGTTCCCGATCTCGTCACTAAAGACCGAAACGAATCCGACCATCAAACAGGCCGACCAGCCTTCTACGACAACGCTATCCCAACCGACTACGAACACTCAGTAGGAATCAGAAAAGGACCCCTCAAATAACAAAAAGCGTGCCCCACCGGCGACACGCCGACCAGACACACTTTTTGTCTATTAACCCGCCTTCTACGACAACGCTATCCCAACCGACTACGAACACTCAGTAGGAATCAGAAAAGGACCCCTCAAATAACAAAAAGCGTGCCCCACCGGCGACACGCCGACCAGACACACTTTTTGTCTATTAACCCAGAATCTTTAACGTACCCGGCGATTAAAGCAATGTACCCCGTAACCTGTTGATACAGGTCACGGGGTATTTTTGGGGTGGCTGACGGGGCTCGAACCCGCGACACCCAGGATCACAACCTGGTGCTCTACCAGCTGAACTACAGCCACCATCGCTGCGTTTGAAGCAGCTTGACCTACCTTAGTTCAGATGCTGGCGATTGCAAAAACCGCTGGTAGGCGGCCTCAGATTCGCCTGCTGATTTCGCAGCTTCCGAACCCGAGGGGCCTGGGGTGCCCACGAAGAGCGCGCGGCGGTAGTAATCGAGCTCCCTAATTGATTCCACAATGTCCGCGAGTGCACGGTGCGCCATGCCTTTTTCTGGCTGGTTGTAGTAGGCCTTCGGGAACCATCGTCGGGCGAGTTCTTTGATGGTGGACACGTCGATCATGCGGTAGTGCAGGGCTTGATCAAGCCGCGGCATGTATTCGCGGATGAATGCGCGGTCCGTGGCAATCGAGTTTCCTGCCAGCGGTGGACGTTCGTAGGAGCAATGCTTATCGACGAGCTCTAAAACGGCTGCTTCAGCCTCGGCCAGCGTGATTGTGGACGCGCGCACCTGCTCGGTGAGACCGGACGTTCCGTGCATGTTACGCACAAAGTCATCCATCTCCGCCAACTCATCCTCGGTGGCGTGAACGACCATATCGATGCCGCCGTCGAGAATGTTCAGGTCTGCGTCAGTGATTAGTGCAGCTACTTCTACGATGACGTGCCGGCGGACGTCAAGGCCCGTCATTTCCAGATCGATCCATACGATGCGGTCGTATTTCTCTGACCCTTCGGTGCCCTCAGGGGCTGGCACGGTACCCGTATTCTCCGTCTCGCTCATGCCTCACAACGCTAGCAATTTCACCGCGGCCGCGGTCAGGCCGCCTAAAAAGAAGGGTTTGCGCAGCAAGGCCCTCACGACATTTTGGAGTAGAACCATCCCATGACTGGCGCGAGTGCGCCGCGAGGTGCGTAGGAGGAGACTGCGTCCATGGCCTTTGACAGGGGCCCGGGGGTGACGCGGCGGCGGTTCTTTTTCATTGCGGCGATTGTCTCTGCTGAGCAGGATTCGTACGTCGTCCACAGGAAGTCGGGCACTACCTTGTCGACGATTGATTGCTCTTCTTCGGGGACTACGGCATCGCGCACCGGTCCCGGTGCGAGCAGGGTGCAGTGGACGCCTGTTTTCTTGAGTTCGTAGTGCAGTGATTCCGTAAAGGTGTTCACGCCGGCTTTGGTGAACACGTACGTTGCGTTGTTGGGAATCGGGACGTTGCCCGCTGCGGAACCGACGTTGCAGACGGCGCCTTCGCCGCGTGGAACCATGGTGTCCAGTGCGGCTTTGGTCAGGCGGAACACTGCAGTTGCGTTGAGGGCGAACTGGTTCGTCTCATAGTCCCAGTCCTGGTCCATGAATGGGCCGAAGGACGCGATGCCAGCGGAGTTGACGATGATGGTGACGGTCTTGTCCGAAATGAGGTCGCAGAGCGCGTCGACGTCGGATTCGACGGATAGGTCGCGGGCTTCCACTATCACGTCGACTCCGTGCGCGGAATTCAATTCGGTTGCAAGGCTGCGCAGAACATCTTCGCGTCGCGCGACGATGATGAGGTTGTAGCCCTCCGCCGCGAAATCGCGCGCCATCGCTTCACCAATGCCTTGGCTGGCACCGGTGATCAGTGCGTATGAGTTTGTGGATGGTTGAGGAAAACCCATTTACTCGTCGGAGTCTTTCTCAACGCGCTCTTGGAATTCCTGGTCTGCTTCGGGGTCCGCGAGGTCGTTCACGCTATCGCCAATTGGCCCAGCGGAGAGGCCGGAAGGGCGGCCGTTTTCACCCTGGTTTTCGTATTCGCGAAAGTCGGGGATTTCTTTCTCTTTGTTGTCTTCGCTCATGCGTACCAGCTTAGCTATTTTCGCATTCCCGCGACCGGCAAAGGATGTACACGGCAGTTAAAAAAGACGGGTGACCAGCAGATATTCTGCGCCCCCAGCAGGATTCGAACCCGCGACCAGCCGGGTAGAAACCGGATGCTCTAATCCACTGAGCTATGGAGGCTTGGCGTTTCCCACCGCTTACAGCTGCGGCGGTTCACACGGCGCGTTCATCCTAACTCACTTGGGGGTGCAACCCCTAGTTGCTTGGTCGTTGCTGCCGAAAAGGATGTTCACCGGTTTAGGATGTCTAGCGGTGAAAAGTAGGGTTGAGTGCATGTCTGAAGATGGCGAGGGCGATATCCAGGAGAAGGGCACAGCAGTGGGCACACATCGCCCGCGGGCTGTAGCCGCGTGGCCGATGTACGTTGCTTCTGCTGTCGTGGCAGCGGTGGTTGCGGGCGCGCTGTCGTACTCGTTCTTGGGGGAGTCGCTGGCCGCGCTGGGTATTCCTGATCCTGGCGTGATTACTACGTTTGGTTTGCCGTTTTTGCGGGGAATGGCATGGATGCTGATGGCGCTCGCGACTGGGTCGTGGATGTTTTCCGCATTCTTGATTCCGCCTGACGCGCTTGAGCTTCACGACGCTCACCTGACGGTTGATGGCCACATCGCGTCGCGGACTGCGTCGCTTGCAATGCTTGGTGTGGCCGCTATTTCTTTGGTGATGGTCCCACTAGTGTTGTCGGATGTGTCGGGAACCCCATTCGCTGATGTGGTGTTCGCACCCGGATCGTGGGCGTTGGCGCTGGACAAGGTCGCGGACGCGCAAGTGTGGGGTCTTGTTGCCCTGTTCGCAATGGTGGTGGGTTTCAGCGGTCTCATCGTCGGTGGGGCGAGGGCATCGTGGGGCTCACAGGTGGCGCTTTTTCTGGGTTCGATCGTCGTGATCATGCCCCTCGGGATGTCTGGGCACTCCGCGGCGGGTGGTAACCACGATTACGGCACGAATTCCTACCTGTGGCACCTCACATTCCTCGTGATCTGGGTCGGTGGGCTTATGGCTTTGGTGGCCCATGGCCGACGCCTCGGCCCCCATCAAATTGCCGCGGTGAAGCGTTACTCCGTGATCGCGCTGTTCGCGTTCTTCGCGATGATGATCTCAGGGGTAGTCAACGCACTTATCCGCGTGCGTATCGACGACCTGTTGTCAACGGCGTACGGGGGAGTGATCCTGGCTAAGGTCGTTGGTCTTGCGGTGTTGGGGTTGCTTGGCTTTGCGCATCGTCAGATCACCATTCCGCAGCTCGCTACAAAACCCGCGCTATTCGGACGCGTGGCATTCGTGGAAGTCTTAGTCATGGCCTTGGTTACGGGGTTGGCGGTGTCGCTGGGGCGCACCCCGCCGCCGGCACCGGTGAATCCGAATCTCACCGCGATGGAAATCCAGATGGGCTACAACCTCTATGAGGCGCCGGGCTTTTGGAAGTCCTTCACAATGTGGCGTTTTGAAGTGCTCTTCAGCGTCATCGCGATTCTGCTCGCTGTGTACTATTTGCACCTCACGCAAAGGGTGAAAGGGTGGGACCACCGTCGCACTGCGTGGTGGCTCGCGGGGTGTGCGTTAATCGTGGTGACCTTGTCATCCGGAATCGGTATGTACATGCCTGCGGCGTACTCGATGCACATGGTCGTGCACATGACGCTTTCGATGGGTGTGCCGGTCTTCCTTGTGATGGGCGCGCCGCTGACGTTGGTGAAAGAAGCTTTCCCCGCGGGCGAATTCAATGCGCGTGCTTGGGTTGAAGCCTTAGAACAATCAACGCTTCTGCGCGTGGTTACGTATCCGCCGATCAACACTATCCAGTTCCTCGTAATCTTCTACGTGTTGTACTTGTTCCCCAGCTTGTATGCGCTCGCCATCTCGGAGCATGCCGGCCACGTGATTATGAACCTGGTGTTCTTGGTCTCCGGCTACATCTACTTCTGGGATCTCATCGGTCCGGACCACATTCCGCACCGCCAAAAGATTCCGATGCGCTTCGCGTGGTTTGTCGGGTCTATGCCGCTGCACTTGTTCATGGGCGTGTACTTGATGCAGCTCAACGTCGTTTTGGCGGAGGACTTTTACCATTCGCTGCAGTTGCCGTGGGACCCGGACCTGCTCAAGGACCAAAAAGTCGGCGGTGGCATCGGCTGGGGTTCTGGTTCATTCCCGCTGGCCATCGTCTTCATGATCCTCCTGGTTGGCTGGCTTAAAGAAGACCGAGCCGAGGCGCGGGAGCGGGATCGCCGCGAGGACGAATCGGAAGATGAGGAGTGGCGGGCCTACAACGAGATGCTTGCGCAGGCGGCAGTCCAGAGGAAACAGCGCTAAGACAGCCGATACGGCGGGCGGACACGCTACTGGTTGAACGGCCTGTGGATAACTTCGAGTTATCCACAGGCTTTTTTTCGGCATCAAAAAAGCCTGTGGATAACTTCGAGTTATCCACAGGCTTTTTTGATGCCGAAAAATGTTTGTCGGATCGCGGGTAATGCTTATGTACATCACGCACAAACGCGTGATGCGAAAACACCAAACATGAAATCAACTCATGAAATTTAAAGGAGAAAAACAATGGCACAGCTACCCGTAACAATTTCCGGAAACCTGATTGAAGACCCTCGATTCCTTAAATTCAAAAGCGGTACGACACTGACAAAAATGCGTGTTGCAACATCGCGCCGGGTTATGACGAATGACCTGGA
This genomic window contains:
- a CDS encoding IS1249 family transposase, whose protein sequence is MTPNRPRCPSCHGETKKNGPTPKGSTRWRCKDCGATFIRHRTDQTQARDFTAFHAYVTGTASLNDVAGTLNVSRRTLDRRFAPFWLIDVPNTPDPHRVYDQIFIDGTYTDAGCLLVAASRDHVIAWHWAKSESAHAYTQLLSGIAAPLCVVLDGGQGALSAIKACWPNTLIQRCLVHAQRVVRRYTTTRPRTDAGKAIYALALKLTTITTVDQAREWTLRLHDFAVVYKAFLNEKTLLPKERRTLNHQWEWTHIRVRRAYNSLVHLSRNNWLFTYLQPPTDALEPDRWAATTNSLEGGINAQLKRIADAHRGRSGERQRKMLEWYLHSKTQLPDAPLQIARQCRFGQDQLAKVPDLVTKDRNESDHQTGRPAFYDNAIPTDYEHSVGIRKGPLK
- the orn gene encoding oligoribonuclease, with the protein product MSETENTGTVPAPEGTEGSEKYDRIVWIDLEMTGLDVRRHVIVEVAALITDADLNILDGGIDMVVHATEDELAEMDDFVRNMHGTSGLTEQVRASTITLAEAEAAVLELVDKHCSYERPPLAGNSIATDRAFIREYMPRLDQALHYRMIDVSTIKELARRWFPKAYYNQPEKGMAHRALADIVESIRELDYYRRALFVGTPGPSGSEAAKSAGESEAAYQRFLQSPASELR
- the cmrA gene encoding mycolate reductase (Catalyzes the final step in mycolic acid biosynthesis.); the protein is MGFPQPSTNSYALITGASQGIGEAMARDFAAEGYNLIIVARREDVLRSLATELNSAHGVDVIVEARDLSVESDVDALCDLISDKTVTIIVNSAGIASFGPFMDQDWDYETNQFALNATAVFRLTKAALDTMVPRGEGAVCNVGSAAGNVPIPNNATYVFTKAGVNTFTESLHYELKKTGVHCTLLAPGPVRDAVVPEEEQSIVDKVVPDFLWTTYESCSAETIAAMKKNRRRVTPGPLSKAMDAVSSYAPRGALAPVMGWFYSKMS
- a CDS encoding bifunctional copper resistance protein CopD/cytochrome c oxidase assembly protein, which produces MSEDGEGDIQEKGTAVGTHRPRAVAAWPMYVASAVVAAVVAGALSYSFLGESLAALGIPDPGVITTFGLPFLRGMAWMLMALATGSWMFSAFLIPPDALELHDAHLTVDGHIASRTASLAMLGVAAISLVMVPLVLSDVSGTPFADVVFAPGSWALALDKVADAQVWGLVALFAMVVGFSGLIVGGARASWGSQVALFLGSIVVIMPLGMSGHSAAGGNHDYGTNSYLWHLTFLVIWVGGLMALVAHGRRLGPHQIAAVKRYSVIALFAFFAMMISGVVNALIRVRIDDLLSTAYGGVILAKVVGLAVLGLLGFAHRQITIPQLATKPALFGRVAFVEVLVMALVTGLAVSLGRTPPPAPVNPNLTAMEIQMGYNLYEAPGFWKSFTMWRFEVLFSVIAILLAVYYLHLTQRVKGWDHRRTAWWLAGCALIVVTLSSGIGMYMPAAYSMHMVVHMTLSMGVPVFLVMGAPLTLVKEAFPAGEFNARAWVEALEQSTLLRVVTYPPINTIQFLVIFYVLYLFPSLYALAISEHAGHVIMNLVFLVSGYIYFWDLIGPDHIPHRQKIPMRFAWFVGSMPLHLFMGVYLMQLNVVLAEDFYHSLQLPWDPDLLKDQKVGGGIGWGSGSFPLAIVFMILLVGWLKEDRAEARERDRREDESEDEEWRAYNEMLAQAAVQRKQR